The following DNA comes from Populus trichocarpa isolate Nisqually-1 chromosome 19, P.trichocarpa_v4.1, whole genome shotgun sequence.
TATGCTCACCAAGAGCAACAATACCAGCAatctttctcatattttaaatGTTGCAAACCTATCTACTGCATATTTAAGAAGAGGTTTCTATGTAAAATTTCCACCAACATACCAGGATTGACTTCTGTATCCTGCTATTATGTTGACTGATGCCATGGAATTCTTTGGTTCATTTAAACAATTTTATGCACAAATTTTAGATGCATAATCCATCTATTTACTATATGAGAAAATTTTCATAGTAACATAATTTCAATGTATAAATCATAgggtgaagaagaaaaaaccattgTAGTAAGAAATTGCAATAAACGCTGTCTCTCCAATTCCACATAGTTAAATAAGAAAGGAGTTCATTGCGATAcacctttcatttccttttatttgttgATGCTTGCACAACATAcatttagtttttcatttatttttgcaCCTTAGTAGTTGTTAGCATATGTTTCcaaataattatgtcattttcatgttgtttttattgctttccGAAATGTTCTTCCCAAAATTAGCACATTACATGAGACAGATTTTTCATCCGTGCTCACAAGCAAAAAAGGATTATGGAAACTAGAGTAGATATCTCTCAGAAAAAGGTAGTCCTTGAAAAAGTGGATTTGAAAACAGGAGAACAAAGACCAAAATCAAACACAGCAACCCACATAATGTAGACTATGCAACTAATTGAGTATCAACAATGATTTAGCTATCATGCATCACACACTACTTTCGACAACTACAGTTAGGGGTCATCAGTGGAGAGTAGAATTTAATACAACAATAAGACTGTAAAGTGATTAAGAGGTCACTGTTCCTGTGAGTTAGCAATGTGGAAAGTAGAAAACTACAAACTCTGATGgagaatatatacatatatgcatgtgtgtgtgtgcataTTCAATGCTACAGTACACAAATCGGTTTGAATTTTTTGCGCAGTCACTGCAAGCAAAAATATTGAACTGTAGAACACCTCCAAATTCCTCCTCCCAAAAATCAAATTGGTAGGACCATAACAAGATATAGCTTTTCTTTTCAGGCACTGTTTGGTATTGCAGTTCAGGTGCGTATTTTCATCTGAAAAAAGCAccaaattgatgttgttttagCCTTTTAGGTGTTGTTAGATGATTTTGGTACGAGGatgtcaaaatcataaaaaagcaCCTAAAATGCACTTAAGCACTTTGAAAATGCACTTTCAACTGCATTACCAAACACAAACTTGTATATATTTGCTGTTAAAAGTTCTTTACTCATGGTTCTCACATAGGAGCATACCTGAGGAGAAAGCTGATCTGATGAGATCACCACACCAGCAGTATGAGAGCACATGGACATTAGTGTTCAAATTTTCATTCTTCACAATTTTCTGAAAGAAACCAATGCAACCATCCTGAAGAATCAAACGTTCACCCGCTCGTTTTACATCTTCAAGATTCAAACCTTTGAGAACTCCAGAATCAATCACTCTAGAATTTGCCCTTCGCTCAAAGTCTGAAAGTTGTTCAAGTGCTTTACAAAGAGCTTCATAGTTGAATTCCACTGCAAAAAATCAGAAAGTCAAAACCAGCCAGAGGATTTATTATTATACTAACATCTTCAGCAACAGCCCATTTCCCATCCCCCGGCAATTAACAGAGTCCAACTTCTACCTCACAAGAATTTGCACAAAAAAATTGTACCTTTTGCAGATGGCATAATGCTTTCAATACATTGTTCATACTCTTCCGTGTACTGTCCAGAAAGAAGACCCCATGTGTTCCTCAGATCAGCTGATGACATTCGAGCAATTTGAGTCTCAGGTTGAACCACATCAGATTTTGGTGCTGTTAGTATTGCAATTTCTGCCAAAATGGCAGAAGAGTCAACAACAGTGCATGTCAAATCAAAATCAGAAAATATGACAAGCCGGTCTTCTTCAGGGTTATGCCCTTTTGTCAGGGGAGCTAAAGTTGTCTGAGCAATTGGCTGAGCAAGGAAGAATTCTATTTCAAGTTTCATGGCCTGGTGATAAAGCTTTTCAATGATGTCAAGCTCCTCGCCTGTCAAGGAGACACTAAGTTTATCCAGCAAGTCTTCAGTTTGCAGAGCTGATGCCTAGATTTCAAAGAGTACAATAGTTGAGATGTTGGGGGTAGAGTAGGCCATTtatgtaatatattttaaccTCAGACTGTAGTCAAGAAAGTGTAATCAGGAAGACCATTACAAAGCAAAATACCACTGGCAATACTTTGAATTACCTGAAAACTCTCAGACGAATAACTGTCAATCCACTTCTTGTAAGGGTGCCCATCTTCCTCCGGATCTAAAACTGCCTGGAGTTCCTTGCCTAGAAAGGAATACAGCCGCATGCAAGGTGTCATGGCACCCAGAGTATAGGCTGCAACTTTTGTTCTTTCAAAAGGAGTTGCAAGTTTACCAAGACCTTTCACTCCTTCAACCTTCCCAGAAGCTGTAGCCAACAAGAAATCTGTGTATTTTACAGTAGCAGAATTGATAGTCCCCTCTTTACCTGGGTCTATACCCCATTCCTGGATATTTCAAACATTCAGAACACTGACATAACTGTTTCATGTAAGACATCCATATGCTTACAGCATTGGAAACTAAAGATTTGATAGATGTGAAAAgcttatttataatttacacagttttagatgaaaattaaaattttaagacaGATCTATGGTGCTAGCTCCGAAGCGTTAAAAGAATGAATCTTCAAGACACACAAGAAGTGGTGATTAAGATGAGGTGCCATTCCTGTGAACTCATCAGTCCTCGTTTAGTTTACTACAAAAGTTGCACAGTCACCTCTTTAGAACCTTGCTATCTCTAATTTGAttatataaagtaaaataatatgattttagtAGCACTAGTATGAGGAATGAACATCACAAGGGTTAAAGCAGAAAATTGTTCCTTAAGATtccaatgttgaagaatttTTCTCCTCCGTGGCCCACTGATGGAAATGAGCTTCCTGGAAGGAGCAAGCAGAAGTAAAGCTACAAAATGCATGATGACAGAACCACATTACAGTAACATAGATTCAACAACTGGAATGTCAGAAtgcaaaggggaaaaaaaataacagcttCCATAATAAAGCTGTTTTAAGCAAGGTTGATCAAGGCAGCAAAGAAATGATCCTTGAGGGTTCTCACAAAATATCAGCAGAAGGAAAAGATGCTTAACCATAGCATTAGTAGGAACCCAAAAAgacaagaaggaagaaaaaaaactctcatcTTTCACAATCaaaggttaaaaaaactaaactattttttttctccatcacaacaaataacaaaatagcaaatagaaatgaaaagaagaggaagcGAGCTTTCTACGTCAATTATCTAACCTGTACAAATGAATTGTGCATCTTCAGCTCCTCTAAGACACCCTTCCTCAACTCGGAGATTGCTAGCTTTGCTTCATCATCATCAGCACACTCTTCCGCTAATTCAAACCTAAAATCCAATAACATCAATAATAAACCAAATCAAATGCTTAAAAAGTACCCTAACTCTATTGATGTAGTCAATACTGACAAGAGCAAATAAAACACCGTCTGTAAATCAATTGTGTAGCTCACCTCAGGTGATGCaactaatattttcttattctttttctttttctttttctttttctttttttcaaacaagAACATTTTAAACCTCCAATTAGTAGCAGGAAACTGACACAAGAAGAGATGGAAGGAATTTTAGTCATATTGTTGATGCTGCTCTTGTTTTCGCCGAAAAGTACTATAATTCATCAAATATGGCAACAAGCCTAATTAACTTAACTTAGAAAAGGTGGGGGAAATAGCAGCTCTGTttccaaataaagaaaaaagtctTCACATTCTTGGTTGCATTTTTTCATCCACCGCTCTCAGCAAACAAATGAAACATGAGATTTAATTCCAGTTCTTCATGTTATAAGCGAAGATCATCAAAAATCGTTCACTAGGAAAGGTTTAAACATAGGACATCCTCCAACTTAATTGAACCCCCTACcccaatcattttatttttccaaattttctaattaaacatgctaaaaaaatcaatacacaCATACAGAACCTGAAATTAAAACCGGATCACTCAAACATGTTTCCAGAgccatataaaaatcaaatgccacttcatcaaaacaaaaccaatttctTTATTTCCATTCACAGATAACACATCTAAATTAGTACGAGCCACCGCTGCTCTCATCTTTTCAACTGCTCTATAACATAAACACTCCAGGAATacaaatcaaggaaaaaagataACATCATTTCTCCAAAATCAAACCAATTTTTCTCCCCTTTCCCGCACTTTCTCAGCTACCAAACAACTAGGTTACTTAcagaaatgataaaaagaaacctccattattcatcaaacaatttaatcataaattatctTATCTTCACTTCACTATTTAATCATCCAAGAAACTCCATCTGATACTTCAATAAACTCTTTCATGAAGATCTCCAAATTTTCACTAATCCCTTTCTCTCTTAGTTACCTGAATACTTAACCATAAATTATCAATCATTACTTCACTCTCCCACCAACCAAGAACCCGCAAAAgggaaggagaaaaaagaacacAATATTTCCATCACTATATCACAATAATCGAGAATTCCAAAAGAACACAAGAATCAAAAtagcttaaaaaataagaaaaggagaaaggGGCACTCACGCATGAGCAAAAGATTTGAGAAAGTGAGAATCTTGAGAGATATAATGCCTGAAAGAATCAATCTTGAGAGTGCCAGAAGCCAAAGAGATGACAAAAGGAGTGTACATAGCAAAAACGGATTCTCTTCTAAACTTGATCCAGAATTTACTAGCAAGACCCTCTTCAATGTTGATGTTACTTCTGCCTGATGTTGTAGTGCAAGATGGCGCTGATGCTATTGATCGTGGAGGGATTGCCATTCTTGCAGGGATGAAAGATCTCCGAGTTGGCAAGGTGCGTTTGGTTAAGTTGGATCGGAGCGAGTTGAGGAAATATAGTGATGAAGAGGTTTTGATTGGGTTTGGAGAAGTAAACAAGAGTAGGCGCAtcaaaaatagagagagatgaAATTGTTCGTGTGTTGTCTGAGATGGCGATTGGGGGGTTCTTGtgtgaaaaagaaagggaaggaCTCGGgagttgttttttctatttttcttttttaatttacaagttGGCTTGGATggatttttctggttttggtcATGGACATTGGATTTTTCTTGTTGTAGTTATTGTGGGAGCTGttgcggcggcggcggcggtggTGGCTTGATTGGGTGGGCTTGATTTGTTGGGCTGGTTTGTGATGGGGGTGGGATTTTTGGATTTGATGCTTGGATTTTTAGCATATTCGGTAAATGTATTGATTTCAAGGATGTCCCATTTTTGCTACCCCAATCTACTACAAAgtacatgagaaaaaaaataggtataAACTATATTGTAGGCTACATAGATTATGTAACGTTCCATGGTGGTTCTTAGGGCATAACTTTTCATAATCTTCAAAGAGTTTTAATGGGTACTTTTACTATTTTATAGTacctaaataaattaattagtcagCTATTTGGAAGcgtgataatttttatttttatttgctttttaaaaatatatttattttgagaaaaatattaaacatgtgttggtattaaaaatctaaaaaaaaacttatcttgATTTATCTTTAGGTGAAAAAACACTCTTGAAAAGCATAACGCATCGCAACACCAAACACGCACGTAATTAGCTAGGCACCCGCCCTCCTTgtggtcagatcaaaagtttttttcattccaaaactttaatttatagGAACCAAAGTAAGATTTCACTCAAATTATAGgggctaaaatattttttacccaTACATAATCACAGGGATCACTATTATATACActtttaaagggtttttttttaattaacatgggtgttcggatcagcttgcgcgcacctcgactaatctcacgaatcctaaagttaacgaccatataagtcttCAGTGGTACTGAGGTTTGTAAAACTTAAACTAGTtacctctaaaaaataaattcaggaTCTAACCAGTTAAGTTAAACCCGTCGTGTTAGGATTCATGAATCTGCCTTGTCCATGGAAACAACGTAGGCTAAGTTCATGGTTAGGATGCATGAAGCTGCCTTGTGAGAATCATCTACTTTTATATATCCTTCAATCTCTTGaaataatattcaataattttctctttcgaaaacagaaaactgaatcgggtcttaaatttttttttttttttttttttttaaataatcattatttaaatattttttatattataaaaaaaattaatcgga
Coding sequences within:
- the LOC7487204 gene encoding bifunctional TH2 protein, mitochondrial isoform X3 yields the protein MHNSFVQEWGIDPGKEGTINSATVKYTDFLLATASGKVEGVKGLGKLATPFERTKVAAYTLGAMTPCMRLYSFLGKELQAVLDPEEDGHPYKKWIDSYSSESFQASALQTEDLLDKLSVSLTGEELDIIEKLYHQAMKLEIEFFLAQPIAQTTLAPLTKGHNPEEDRLVIFSDFDLTCTVVDSSAILAEIAILTAPKSDVVQPETQIARMSSADLRNTWGLLSGQYTEEYEQCIESIMPSAKVEFNYEALCKALEQLSDFERRANSRVIDSGVLKGLNLEDVKRAGERLILQDGCIGFFQKIVKNENLNTNVHVLSYCWCGDLIRSAFSSGGLDALNIHANELIFEESISTGEIVKKVESPMDKAQAFNDILKNYSSDRKNLTVYIGDSVGDLLCLLQADIGIVVGSSASLRSVGSQYGVSFVPLFPGLVRKQKESDGESPNWKGLSGILYTVSSWSEIHAFILGW
- the LOC7487204 gene encoding bifunctional TH2 protein, mitochondrial isoform X2: MRLLLFTSPNPIKTSSSLYFLNSLRSNLTKRTLPTRRSFIPARMAIPPRSIASAPSCTTTSGRSNINIEEGLASKFWIKFRRESVFAMYTPFVISLASGTLKIDSFRHYISQDSHFLKSFAHAFELAEECADDDEAKLAISELRKGVLEELKMHNSFVQEWGIDPGKEGTINSATVKYTDFLLATASGKVEGVKGLGKLATPFERTKVAAYTLGAMTPCMRLYSFLGKELQAVLDPEEDGHPYKKWIDSYSSESFQASALQTEDLLDKLSVSLTGEELDIIEKLYHQAMKLEIEFFLAQPIAQTTLAPLTKGHNPEEDRLVIFSDFDLTCTVVDSSAILAEIAILTAPKSDVVQPETQIARMSSADLRNTWGLLSGQYTEEYEQCIESIMPSAKVEFNYEALCKALEQLSDFERRANSRVIDSGVLKGLNLEDVKRAGERLILQDGCIGFFQKIVKNENLNTNVHVLSYCWCGDLIRSAFSSDENTHLNCNTKQCLKRKAISCYGPTNLIFGRRNLEVFYSSIFLLAVTAQKIQTDLCTVALNMHTHTCIYVYILHQSL
- the LOC7487204 gene encoding bifunctional TH2 protein, mitochondrial isoform X1 is translated as MRLLLFTSPNPIKTSSSLYFLNSLRSNLTKRTLPTRRSFIPARMAIPPRSIASAPSCTTTSGRSNINIEEGLASKFWIKFRRESVFAMYTPFVISLASGTLKIDSFRHYISQDSHFLKSFAHAFELAEECADDDEAKLAISELRKGVLEELKMHNSFVQEWGIDPGKEGTINSATVKYTDFLLATASGKVEGVKGLGKLATPFERTKVAAYTLGAMTPCMRLYSFLGKELQAVLDPEEDGHPYKKWIDSYSSESFQASALQTEDLLDKLSVSLTGEELDIIEKLYHQAMKLEIEFFLAQPIAQTTLAPLTKGHNPEEDRLVIFSDFDLTCTVVDSSAILAEIAILTAPKSDVVQPETQIARMSSADLRNTWGLLSGQYTEEYEQCIESIMPSAKVEFNYEALCKALEQLSDFERRANSRVIDSGVLKGLNLEDVKRAGERLILQDGCIGFFQKIVKNENLNTNVHVLSYCWCGDLIRSAFSSGGLDALNIHANELIFEESISTGEIVKKVESPMDKAQAFNDILKNYSSDRKNLTVYIGDSVGDLLCLLQADIGIVVGSSASLRSVGSQYGVSFVPLFPGLVRKQKESDGESPNWKGLSGILYTVSSWSEIHAFILGW